The following are from one region of the Desulfuromonas acetexigens genome:
- a CDS encoding methyl-accepting chemotaxis protein — protein sequence MERSKTYKDRKKLNLAVKREFQSWLLKQVLLAVVLSAVVAALVLYFYARQEVVGSFFDAHVKLRRVSDLLLPVVFAGSLVSLIGGALLALFLPQKVAGPLYRIETDLAKVSEGNLATRIKLRDNDTLQDFAGHVDETVLALRRQVVELRRRHEVLESALSSNQLEKAREAAAALKESLDHFKV from the coding sequence ATGGAACGAAGCAAGACCTATAAGGATCGCAAGAAGCTCAACCTTGCCGTGAAACGGGAATTTCAAAGCTGGCTGCTCAAGCAGGTCCTTCTGGCCGTGGTGTTGAGCGCGGTGGTGGCGGCCTTGGTTCTCTATTTTTATGCACGCCAGGAGGTTGTCGGGTCTTTCTTCGATGCCCATGTCAAGCTGCGCCGGGTCAGCGATCTGCTGCTCCCTGTGGTTTTCGCCGGCAGTCTGGTGAGCCTCATCGGGGGCGCTTTACTGGCGCTCTTTTTGCCGCAAAAGGTTGCCGGTCCCCTCTATCGCATCGAAACCGATCTAGCCAAGGTGTCTGAGGGAAATCTAGCGACGCGGATCAAGCTGCGGGATAACGACACCTTGCAGGATTTTGCCGGACATGTCGATGAAACCGTGCTGGCCCTGCGCCGGCAGGTCGTTGAGCTTCGCCGGCGGCATGAAGTGCTCGAATCGGCGCTCTCATCGAACCAACTGGAGAAGGCGCGGGAGGCCGCGGCCGCGCTCAAAGAATCCCTCGACCACTTCAAGGTCTGA
- a CDS encoding cytochrome c3 family protein: MRVQLILFMVGLLLVSGSPPQGAWASDSSCDDCHRQVLDHGMGKRYVHMPFLKKQCSACHVSGQTVSVPTRREIDTAHEPPPQKVQWLRDVQGVAAQHWVLLSPEALGKKLVYKAGDGNNRTGLLELPLPPLGSLSAMENDGRGPAITDVRVSDVRRGISTTATIAWNTDEFSDSLVGYGVSAPDSTKADGKLTREHEILLTGLDKNRTYRFKVTSRDVSGNLSNSDILEFSTSATFIQDTPRHERNSRSAGPVEVTPQLYRQGDRYLAIFEANQPVTLALGIPEETPERVVTAVAGAPGEESRSHPVLKSELDTNIHACDSCHAYLKQGYSHPVNVFPKPGMVIPKEYSLLPDGRISCMTCHVPHGGDFEYRLVKSGKKDLCLGCHTDY; the protein is encoded by the coding sequence ATGCGCGTACAGTTGATACTTTTTATGGTCGGGCTGCTGCTGGTAAGCGGTTCCCCTCCGCAGGGGGCTTGGGCTTCGGATTCGTCATGTGACGACTGTCATCGTCAGGTTCTCGATCACGGCATGGGCAAGCGCTATGTCCATATGCCTTTTCTGAAAAAACAGTGTTCCGCTTGTCATGTCTCGGGGCAGACGGTTTCCGTGCCCACCCGCCGGGAGATCGATACGGCCCATGAGCCGCCGCCGCAAAAGGTCCAATGGCTTCGCGACGTCCAGGGGGTCGCGGCACAGCATTGGGTTTTGCTTTCCCCTGAGGCCCTGGGCAAGAAACTGGTCTACAAGGCCGGAGACGGCAATAATCGAACCGGCTTGCTTGAACTCCCTCTGCCCCCCCTAGGAAGTCTTTCGGCGATGGAGAATGACGGGCGTGGACCGGCGATCACCGATGTGCGGGTAAGCGATGTACGCCGAGGAATTTCCACGACCGCCACCATCGCCTGGAACACGGATGAGTTTTCCGATTCTCTCGTCGGTTACGGAGTCTCCGCCCCCGATTCGACCAAAGCCGATGGGAAACTGACTCGTGAGCACGAAATATTGTTGACCGGTCTTGATAAAAACCGGACCTATCGATTTAAGGTAACTTCCCGGGATGTTTCCGGCAACCTTTCCAATTCGGATATCCTCGAATTTTCCACCAGTGCAACCTTCATTCAGGATACCCCCCGGCACGAGCGGAATTCCAGGAGCGCCGGGCCAGTAGAGGTGACGCCTCAGCTTTACCGACAGGGCGACCGGTATCTCGCGATTTTCGAAGCCAATCAACCGGTGACGCTTGCCTTGGGGATTCCCGAAGAGACTCCGGAACGGGTCGTGACGGCCGTCGCGGGCGCTCCCGGGGAGGAAAGTCGGTCCCATCCGGTGCTCAAAAGCGAACTTGATACCAATATTCACGCCTGTGACAGCTGCCACGCCTATCTGAAACAGGGCTACTCCCATCCGGTCAACGTTTTCCCCAAGCCCGGCATGGTCATTCCCAAAGAATATTCCTTGCTTCCCGATGGGCGCATCAGCTGCATGACCTGCCATGTACCCCATGGCGGGGATTTTGAATATCGCCTGGTAAAGTCCGGGAAGAAGGATCTCTGTCTCGGATGTCATACGGATTATTGA
- a CDS encoding zinc ribbon-containing protein — protein MTDEKRTPEEEHEDVGLYQKLAARAAEILEDGRKTLDEALKKAGEEIAAGGEYTREQAERIGEFLRRDLSAVGKKAQQARDSVLEAVEPRRVVAGMQSGLSRLLTSAADLLNELAEKSEQGLEFKTGEVTSPGTLTCKDCGKEMHLKSTARIPPCPHCHKTLFRKSY, from the coding sequence ATGACCGATGAGAAACGCACGCCGGAAGAAGAGCATGAAGATGTCGGGTTGTACCAGAAGCTGGCCGCTCGCGCTGCGGAAATTTTGGAAGATGGGCGCAAGACCTTGGATGAGGCCCTGAAAAAGGCCGGGGAAGAAATAGCGGCCGGCGGCGAATACACCCGGGAGCAGGCCGAGCGAATCGGCGAGTTTCTGCGACGGGATCTTTCCGCCGTCGGCAAGAAGGCGCAGCAGGCACGGGATTCGGTGCTGGAGGCGGTCGAGCCGAGACGGGTTGTCGCCGGGATGCAGAGCGGCCTGTCCCGCCTTCTCACCAGCGCCGCCGATCTTTTGAACGAGTTGGCGGAAAAATCGGAACAGGGGCTCGAATTCAAAACCGGCGAGGTCACCAGCCCCGGCACCCTGACCTGTAAAGACTGCGGCAAGGAGATGCATCTCAAGTCGACCGCCCGAATTCCTCCCTGCCCTCATTGTCACAAAACCCTCTTCCGCAAATCCTACTGA